A stretch of Onychomys torridus chromosome 2, mOncTor1.1, whole genome shotgun sequence DNA encodes these proteins:
- the Chmp4c gene encoding charged multivesicular body protein 4c encodes MSKLGKLFKGTRSSRARAAPSPQEALARLRETEEMLAKKQEYLENRIQRELALAKKHGSQNKRAALQALKRKKRLEKQLTQIDGTLSTIEFQREALESSHTNTEVLRNMGFAAKAMKAVHENMDLNKIDDLMQDITEQQDIAQEISEAFSQRVQFADGFDEDELLAELAELEQEELNQKMKNMELPNIPSSSLPAQPSRKSNKPSTAHRSRAASSRRTEEDHDFKQLAAWAT; translated from the exons atgAGCAAGTTGGGCAAGTTGTTTAAAGGGACCCGCTCCTCCCGGGCCCGCGCCGCTCCCAGCCCCCAGGAGGCCCTGGCCCGCCTCCGGGAGACCGAGGAGATGCTGGCCAAGAAGCAGGAGTACCTGGAGAACCGAATCCAGAGGGAGCTCGCCCTAGCCAAGAAGCACGGCTCCCAGAACAAACGAG CTGCCTTGCAGGcactgaaaaggaagaagagactgGAGAAGCAGCTCACGCAGATTGACGGCACGCTTTCTACCATCGAGTTCCAGCGTGAAGCTCTAGAGAGCTCGCACACCAACACTGAGGTCTTACGGAACATGGGCTTCGCAGCCAAGGCGATGAAAGCCGTTCATGAAAACAT GGACCTGAACAAAATCGATGACTTGATGCAAGATATCACGGAGCAGCAGGACATTGCCCAAGAGATCTCAGAAGCCTTTTCTCAAAGGGTTCAGTTTGCCGATGGCTTTGATGAG GATGAGCTGCTGGCAGAACTTGCGGAACTGGAGCAGGAAGAATTAAATCAGAAGATGAAAAACATGGAGCTTCCAAACataccttcctcttccctcccggCACAACCCAGTAGGAAGTCCAACAAGCCCTCCACTGCACACCGATCTCGAGCAG CGTCGTccaggaggacagaggaagacCATGACTTCAAGCAGCTGGCGGCTTGGGCTACTTAA